A window from Actimicrobium sp. CCC2.4 encodes these proteins:
- a CDS encoding DUF1272 domain-containing protein encodes MLVLRPGCETCDTDLPPDSGSAMICSYECTFCSDCAGTLLHNTCPNCGGELVRRPVRPQARLVNSPASRERVYQPLTGERLTRHAALVAQYHGVLPAQR; translated from the coding sequence ATGCTTGTCCTGCGCCCCGGCTGCGAAACCTGCGACACCGACCTGCCACCTGATTCAGGCAGCGCCATGATCTGTTCCTACGAATGTACGTTTTGCAGTGATTGCGCCGGCACGCTGCTGCACAATACCTGCCCGAATTGCGGCGGCGAACTGGTGCGCCGGCCGGTGCGGCCGCAAGCCCGGCTGGTGAACAGTCCGGCCTCGAGGGAACGTGTCTACCAGCCGCTGACCGGCGAGCGGTTGACGCGCCATGCTGCACTGGTCGCGCAGTACCACGGTGTGTTGCCAGCGCAGCGCTAA